A section of the Branchiostoma lanceolatum isolate klBraLanc5 chromosome 19, klBraLanc5.hap2, whole genome shotgun sequence genome encodes:
- the LOC136425640 gene encoding kelch-like protein 24 — protein sequence MDSSDNGQTAKVSKTLNDNKTADKSVVCDDTDKYPAWFLERLQEFRSEGHLVDVTLCAEGKEIPCHRLVLSGCSDYFHAMFNGAHSESKKDKVDIGGLSADTLQLLVDYAYTSKVRISTDNVQPLYEAANMLQVGRVEEGCEDFLADHLRPETCLETWALADKLSNTHLSAMARGFALKHFEEVCTTEEFLELPAEFLKTYISEGDLHAEKEERVLEAILLWVRHDLEERQTHLKELLECVRFSHVDQDYLKDIMEKDKVLSGVSGMKELIKDQSVQARSCQTFQGEILIFGGFKDKEREDKIKKNYKMYRLDIHGKLVERTQLPQPRLNFRGSAACVVNNDVIVTGGEKYPSQAWRYSRSSRNSWTKLGSLRKRRYGHGMAVLQGKVYVVGGVSVGNSHSHVKVTEVYNELTDSWDKVAPLLQAVSSFGIATCCDKIYVFGGDILNSFREQTDVQCYNPALNAWTFATPLPESLSSINACTVNSKIYLIGGLTLAHILCYDPQEDCYSEMADSLAPWEHSSATVCGSEIYITGGMYDDDEGCCNGSSKVQCYNVNSDTMIRVQDLPVPLWSHISVTIPKL from the coding sequence TGAAGGAAAAGAGATCCCCTGTCATCGCTTAGTTCTGTCGGGCTGCTCTGACTACTTCCACGCCATGTTTAATGGTGCCCACAGTGAGAGTAAGAAGGACAAGGTGGATATAGGAGGGTTGAGTGCAGATACACTACAACTGCTGGTGGACTATGCCTACACATCCAAAGTCCGCATCTCCACTGATAATGTCCAGCCACTGTATGAAGCAGCTAACATGCTGCAGGTTGGGCGTGTTGAAGAGGGATGTGAAGATTTTTTAGCAGACCATTTGAGACCTGAGACATGCCTGGAAACTTGGGCATTGGCAGACAAATTATCCAATACTCATTTGTCTGCCATGGCAAGAGGTTTTGCtctgaaacattttgaagaagTCTGCACAACTGAGGAGTTCCTTGAGCTACCTGCGGAGTTCTTGAAGACTTACATCTCAGAAGGTGACCTTCATGCTGAGAAAGAAGAACGAGTGTTAGAGGCGATCCTCCTTTGGGTCAGACATGATCTTGAGGAACGGCAGACTCATCTCAAGGAGCTGTTGGAGTGTGTTCGTTTCTCACACGTGGATCAAGACTATCTCAAGGACATCATGGAGAAAGACAAGGTGCTGTCAGGAGTCTCTGGAATGAAGGAACTGATAAAGGATCAATCTGTACAGGCAAGATCTTGTCAAACTTTTCAAGGAGAAATTCTGATTTTCGGTGGTTTCAAAGACAAAGAACGAGAAGACAAGATAAAGAAAAACTATAAAATGTACAGACTTGACATCCATGGCAAACTCGTAGAAAGGACTCAGCTTCCACAGCCCCGTCTCAACTTCAGAGGAAGTGCTGCATGTGTTGTTAACAATGACGTAATTGTGACGGGGGGAGAGAAGTATCCATCTCAAGCATGGAGGTACAGCAGGTCATCTCGTAATTCTTGGACGAAGCTGGGATCCCTGAGGAAGAGAAGATATGGGCATGGGATGGCAGTATTGCAGGGAAAGGTGTACGTTGTTGGTGGTGTCAGTGTAGGGAATAGCCATAGTCATGTAAAGGTGACAGAGGTGTACAATGAGTTGACAGACAGTTGGGACAAGGTAGCACCACTTTTGCAGGCAGTCAGCTCTTTCGGCATAGCTACATGTTGTGACAAAATCTATGTATTTGGTGGTGATATATTGAACAGCTTCAGGGAACAGACTGATGTTCAGTGCTACAACCCTGCCCTGAATGCATGGACTTTTGCAACACCGCTGCCAGAGTCATTGTCCAGCATAAACGCTTGCACAGTCAACTCTAAGATCTATTTGATTGGTGGACTGACGTTAGCCCATATCCTGTGCTATGATCCCCAGGAAGACTGCTATTCAGAAATGGCTGATTCACTGGCTCCATGGGAGCACAGTAGTGCCACTGTATGTGGGTCTGAGATCTACATTACTGGTGGTATgtacgatgatgatgaaggctGCTGTAATGGTTCATCTAAGGTTCAGTGTTACAATGTGAACAGTGATACAATGATCAGGGTTCAAGATTTACCAGTTCCATTGTGGAGTCACATCAGTGTAACTATCCCCAAACTGTAA